The Astatotilapia calliptera chromosome 4, fAstCal1.2, whole genome shotgun sequence genome segment CCTCGCTGGCATATGCATGACTTCTTCCACTCCTTCCTCATCATCTTCAGGGTGCTCTGCGGTGAGTGGATCGAGACCATGTGGGACTGTATGGAGGTGTCGGATCAGACCATGTGTCTGATTGTCTTCATGATGGTCCTGGTTATTGGAAACCTGGTGGTGAGTATCTGACTAGAAAGTGCTTTTTCCCAAATCAGTTTCTTATTGTTTCAGGTTTTGAAAGTCAAAGGTATATGGTGACATTTACAGAAAGGCAAGCAAAGACGATAAACCTAGCGTTTTTGTTTTAACACAAGCCTCATCAACCATtcacagcagattttttttccatgctctttctatctaacattcacatgcATTGATGCATCAGAAATTAACCtgaggttagtatcttgcccaaggaaatTTGTCATGCACATTGGTGCACATTGGTGCACTGGTGGTGAGATGCTAAACAAACCTGGTGTACCCAAACATGAGGGTGCACTAGGAACGTCTGACAGAGGCCCAAATCCAAAAGCTCTTCAACTCCCACCTCTGGCGGAGTTTTTAAGGCATTCTAATGGAGGTTGGTGACATTGAGTTCCATTAGATCATGTTCCACACCTCCACACCATTGCTGTGGTTACTGCAAGGGGCTACGGCTGCAAGGGAAACACGGAAGATCAAGGGAGCTGTCAGGCTAAAGGAGGTGTCTTattgggcttggttagcctgtgggactccagaGGCAGCTGACAAGTGCTGGCAGGCTAAACGAATTGGGCTCTGACAGTGGCTGATGCAAAAACTTGGGCGTGGGACGAGTTTGGTGAGACCATGGAACAGCACTTTTTGACGGCCTCATGGCGACTCTGATAAACCGTCTGATGACTCACACAACTGGTCCGTGGCTATGCCCCTGGGGTGGACAAGATTTGCCCTAAGTTCCTTAAGACTCTGGATGTTGTGAGGCTCTCTTGGTTGACACGCCTTTGCAATGTTGAGTAGAGTCCTGGGACAGTGCCTCTCATTTCCCTTTGtgaaaagggggaaaagagGGTGTgctccaactacagggggatcacactcctcaacCCCCTGGGACTCACTCTCCAGTATCTATGTCGGGATACTGGAGAGTGAGTCTGTTCATTTGTTGAATTTTGGGTTCAGGAGGAACAATGCCATTTTTCTCCTGGTCACCATCACAGGATACTCAAGGGATGTggtcaaatgccttctccaaatccacaaaaacacataaataggAATTATGAGTTGTACATTAGCTTGCCACAATTGCTTTGAGGCTGTCCAAAAGTGCTGTTCCATGCTCTCACCACACTCAAGTTTTTTGCATCAGACACTGCCAGAGTCCAACTTCATTTGAGCTGACTTTGGAGCTCCACAGGCTTGCCAAGCCCAGGCCAAGTAGATTTAAATCTGCTTCCAGAGATGATAGCTAAATGCACCCACAAGATGCCAGTAAATCAAAGGATGACGTAAACAGGCAATGAGAGAAGCTTTGTGACGGAACACTGAGATGTGAGGCGAGAGACAGCTTTCATGTTTTGGTTTAATTGATATTGATTTATAGGTTTTACTGAGCAAGCAGTGCCTGTCTTGCattcactgataaaactgttattttttcattctGAATGTGTTCCTAAATtagtttcttcttattttagGCCATGAATCTGTTTCTAAAGCTTTTCCCTTTTGTTGCAGGTCCTGAATCTGTTCCTGGCCTTGTTGCTGAGTTCTTTCAGTGGTGATAATCTAGCAGCTCCAGAAGATGAAGGAGAAAACAATTTACAAATCGCCATAAACCGGATTAACCAGGCTGTGGCCTGGACCAAGTTCTGGATCCTGGAACACATCTGGGCTTTAGTGAGAAATAAGAAACAAGTCAACCAAGACCAGTCCAGTGGTACAAGCCATGTTTCagatgtttattgtttattagtgttatgtgtaaagaaaaaaagctttaaattgGATTTAATGTCCATTTACTTTAGCAGTCAGTTGTGAGGAAGACGACACAATGATGAAGGAGGTATTACCTTTGACCTTTGTGACCTCAGATGAACCAGAGCCCCATGACAAAGCCTCTAGCTTTAACCATGGCATCCTGACCAGTAACTACCATACCATTGCATCCCTGCGGGTCCCAATAGCCGAGGCTGAGTCCTACTTTGACATACGTGaaaatgaagaggaagaggaagatgacCTGGATGGAGAAGAGAAGTACTCACAAGTAATCCCTGTTATTGTTCCTTTCTATTCTATGGACCTTTTTTCACAGCAGCATGATGCAGTAGCTAGTATAGGTAAACACAGGTAATTTAGGCTCTGCTCCTGTATTAATGTCATTAGTGTTGGATTAGTTTTAGTAATTATGTATTAGTGTTGTCTTTATCAAAGTTTAACTGCTCTCTTTTTGTTCAGGGCAATATGTCATCAGTCTGCAGTACTGCAGATTTTCGTCCTGAAGTCCCaaaggaggaagatgaagaaacAAACACGCCTGTGGACTGCTGCAGCGACAGTAGGCACATGCATGCGTTCATAGACACACATTAGCGTTTGTGATTATAAGGTGAAGCGTTCCTTGTGGACCGACTGCAAAGTTAAATGTGTGCTGTGATTTCATTGGCCAATTCAAACACtgcatttgtttgttaattGATATTTCAGAGTTTTACAGTGGCTGTCCACTCCTGGACATAGACACTTCCCAGGGCCGTGGGAAAGTCTGGTTTAATTTCAGGAGAACTTGTTTCACTATTGTAGAGAACAACTACTTTGAGACATTCATCATATTCATGATCCTGCTGAGCAGCGGTGCTCTGGTAAAAccttcatttcttcttctgagttttttatgttttgttctgcttgtaatatttttgtttttttaatcctcaTAATTCTGATTGCTGCTCAGTTTTCTCAGTGCTGATTGGTTTGttttgatcatgtgactgagcAGGTCAGAAATGACTGGTTCGTATTTGTACAGTGATTACTAACCTGTGGAGACAGTGTGGGCAAGCACATGTTGGCTACTAATATGTCTGCTTCAGGTTTTACAGGTGAGATATAACAAATACCCCTACATGAACACACGACAACTCAAAGAAACACCTTTTAATCAGCATTCAGCATCAAGTCAATTAAACTTTTATGAAGCTCAGTTTCAAGCTGCTTTCGTATTATTGAAATTACTGTTCCTGGAACACTAGAGGATCAACAATTGACTGGCCCACACGCTTGCCTAACCCAAATGTGATAGAACACAACCGGGACGTTATGTTTCAATCCATCCAACGCCACCAGGTGGCACCTCAGACTGTCCATTAGCATCATCTTATCAGAAAGAGGCTCTGACATTGTCACCCATGCATACAACACAAACTACAGAGTGCCATTTGTTGGTTGCTGCAATAAAATTTCAGCAAAATAGACCAGCCTGCTGCATCCTTTTTTTTAGTTAGATTTTCAGGATGTTGTCTGTAGGTAGGTCTGGGATGGCAGGTTGTAGATGCGTCCTTGATCGAACactgctgatttaaatggctaaatgacctcctcagcatgtcgtgaagttctccagaggcctggtaatgaactaatcatgtgattcaggtgtgttgacccaaggtgagatctaaaacctgcaggacaccggccctcgaggcctggagttcgacacgcTTGATGTAGGTTGATAATTTTAATTTCTATCAAACATTGTGGCATCCTTTCACTTCTAACACATTACCCAGCTCTTATCGGTACAGATATCCAGTGTGGTTTTTTTCCAACTGAGGACTAATGTGTTTTCACAGTGGTCCTCTAACTTTTATGAGCAGTGTACAAAAATGGGTAAGGTTCAAACTTTACTTTTTCACTATGTAAAATGTGCAACTGGAACTTCTTGTTCAGAAACGGATTATTCTGCACTTCCATTCTCCTTTTCATTTGAGATGATTAGGCTTTAAATAAACTCAGAATTTAAATGACAGGTTAACCGAGAGGTCAGGTTTGAATGCCTGAGTGAGTGACATGATAAACTCTTAGTGTTTGTAACAAGTGTTCTGATGGTGCCATCACCATCAGTTTGCTGATGTCTGAAACTGAAGAGAAATACCATCTTAATCTTGAAAATACCTTTGCCTGGAATACCTGGAACTACCTTAAAATACCTGCAAGATACAATCCAAAGTGACCTGTGAGCTCTTTGGTGTGATCAGAATGgaggcctttttttaaaaataactcgCCGTTTAAGACAAAAAGAACCAAGTCCTTTACTGTTGagccatttttttgtattttagcaAATGAGTTTGGTAAAATTATCAGAGGAATAAACTAAAGCAGTATAAAACTGTTTGTGTCTATCAAGTGTAGAAAGTAGAGATgtcacgataccacttttttatgtccgataccgataccgatatcataaatttggatatctgccgataccgatatgaatccgatatagtgttttttaatcaacaaaactgttttttaaatatcttgctgcattttgtataagttcatactcaagtttaaaacaacaactacactaaagctattctgttatacctgtatgcaaaaaaaaaattttcatagttcagcaatactgatcaatctaataaacttaaacctacaccatcctccctattctggtattttaaaaagtacttagcataaatattaagcaacctaactaatatggttccaactcccagcaacaacaaaaataaataaataaaaaatagggaaccacccctcacgctccacctcatgatgcttaatcgatgtaatcaaccttaatttgatgcagtgcgaaaaaaaatgcacagaaatcaattatttttcaagaaatattaaatagattcaacatctttcttcaacaaaattgcagactgcacagatggtaccttcccaaaggaaaaagtactatagcttactagggtatatatattagacttaatagttactatatacaataatggacttctatacattttacatcaaattaaaactttgggtgtcagataattatttattaaaagctagacattttaaatgagaataagaaagaaaagtatgtctttgtgcccccttttccctgttcatgccctatcggcccccctggctaaactttgctagatccacccctgcacagttacagccgtcagctgtagaaaaagatcctggtgtagaaagtaataataaataaattctaacaacagctgatcaagcttaaacgtgctgctgttgttcagccgctggtttcctctttctggtgcaaagtgggccaaaagcaaacaagagacacggactcgcgacagaaaagccgatcagctgatcattaagcagtttcatgattgaagtagcagccggagagcgagaggcagtcgcttgttaagcttaacgtgggaatgctttacaaacattcagagatggacttacacacttgctttacttctctcggggataactttgtcggagatgaaatgccgagttgctagcgaagctccaaatgctatccagaccaccgacaggtcccgcatgccacagccgctctatcacgtgatgcatactgctccgacgtgctaacgttctgaggtgagttacggcgtgttgcaagttttgtgaggtgcttccgtgatatttaatggatcggattacattttttatttttctccgatatccgatccagtaatttaggtccgtatcggaccgataccgatacgtaatatcggatcggtccatctctagtagaaAGCACTTTAATCTTGTTGAAAATGTCTGTGttggtttattttaataaatatcaCTCTACAAGCAGATGCACTACACAGTGAACTCCTTTCCATGTGGTGACTAAAGCTGATTTGAAAACAGGCTTTTGAAGATATCTACATGGAGCAGCGTCGGGTCATAAAGACGATCCTGGAGTATGCGGATCAGGTGTTCACCTACGTGTTCGTGGTGGAGATGGTTCTCAAGTGGGTCGCCTATGGATTCAAGACCTACTTCACCAACGCCTGGTGCTGGCTTGACTTCCTCATTGTAGATGTAAGAACAGAATGGATGATTACCAAAGATGCTGTTGatgtttatcttttgtttttctatgaTACAACTGACAGACATTATGAAACATCCCAGATTTCTATAAACAGGAATGTGAACACGGGAGGTTAAAAATTCTACTTCAATTTCACTGAATCAACAACAGTCTGCCTGTTTGACCCACACAGCATTCAGTCACTGTTCCTAGTGTTTTTGCAGCTTAAGTTAAACACACAATGCTTCATGTACTTCACACTTGTCTGCCAGTCCCCGATGTctctaaaaaaaggaaaagagttcATCAAGCTCATTTCCGCCACCTGGAACTTTCCTGGCACTGCCCCTTGAGCCCGCGGCACCACCCCTCCACTGGAGTGGAGCTAAAGACCTCTGCCTTACCTCcacatattttaaacaaaacGAGGGTTtctacagacacaaacatggatGTCCATGGCTCCCTGGTGTCTCCCCAGACACTTGCATATAGTTTAATAAGGAGAGATCATTAGAAGGATTTGAACATAATTTATTGATGTTCAGAATTCAGTTTGAGGTATTTGGTGGTTCGACTACAATGGCCCATCACAGCAGAACGGAATCCCACTGGTGATAGGGATTAGGGCTGGACCCCTAGGAATCTTGACGCTGGTGGTGGAAATGAAGATGGAGACTTGAATGGAGGCTGAGTCATGAGAGGTGTCGATGGGGAGGAGGAGGGTTGTACCAAGGGGTCTGCAATGGAGTGGGTACACAGTGAGATTTATAGTACCCACAGCAAAGGCTGATTGGCCTGAAGAAGGTTGGACAAAAGATGACTGGACTAGAGCAGTGATGTCAAAATCAGCTGCACAGTGTGGGAGAGTAAATGAAAGCCTAGATTAGCCGCAATGCCGGGAAAGATATGTGACTACAGATATTCCTTATTGAACTTGTGCATAAGCTTCATTAGGGAGACTCCACCACAGTAATAAGGACAGGTTTCCATTCCTCCAGGTTCATGTCTAAACTGCTAATAAATCTGAATATTTCATATAGACTTCTGTTCATGCACAGCTTGTTTTAAATCAGAACAAAGTGTTTATTCTGGGGTCCTCACACCCTGTGGCGTAACAGTCTACTTTAGGAGGACATTAGTACTCTGACTTCACCACCAGTGTCATTTGTCTTTCAGGTGTCTCTGGTGTCGCTAACAGCAAATATCCTAGGATACTCTGAGCTGGGAGCCATCAAGTCCTTGCGGACCCTAAGAGCTCTGAGGCCCCTGAGAGCCCTCTCCCGCTTTGAGGGGATGAAGGTGGGGCTAGCACATGTCTACAACCCTGTCAAGAGGGTCTCAGGGTGCTAGTAAATTTGTGTTTGACTGgttgctttctcactgcagGTGGTGGTTAATGCTCTGGTTGGAGCAGTCCCATCAATCTTCAACGTCCTCCTTGTGTGTCTGATCTTCTGGCTGATTTTCGGCATCATGGGCGTGAACCTGTTTGCAGGAAAGTTTTATTACTGCTTCAATGAGACATCGGAGGAGTTGTTTCTCCCTGAGAGGGTTGACAACAAGACCCAGTGTTTGGCTCTGATTCAGGAAAACTTCACTGAGGTCCACTGGAAGAACCTGAAGATCAACTACGACAATGTTGGAATGGGCTACCTGTCTCTGCTGCAAGTGGTTAGTCTGAACACCTGTGACTTCACAGAGAAATAACCCAATAGATCAATACAGAATAATTCTACTGACCTCACTGATCAGATATTGCTGTCATGATGTTTTGTGGGTCTTTACCTGCTGATTCTTGCAGTAGATGAACAGCTGAAACTGATGTTCAGGACTTTTGTCTTTCAGGCCACATTTAAAGGCTGGATGGATATCATGTATGCAGCAGTAGACTCAAGAGAGGTCAGTTGTACTGAAACGGTTACTGAGACTGTGCTGATACCGATGCACAGATCTCCTACTTGTGAGCAgatttgtgtatttaaaaatgaagtcTGACGGAAAGGGACGAGAATTTTTCATGTCAGAACGTTTCGTTGCTTCTGAGTTATTGTGGTTAGTCGGGTAAAcctaagaaaaacatttaagccATCACAACAATTTAGcttatttcattttgttggaTTCCTAAACAATGCCCTTTAGGCGGGAAAGGAAATCAGATATCTAATGgcaaccagtgttggggagtaatggaatactACATGTACTggtgttacgtatttaaaatacaaaatatgagtaactgtattctgttacaatTACCATTTAAAAGAtgatattcagaatacagttactttgttgaaataaatggattacatggcggtcttttcctgtttcatatgtttggctatgctctctctatttttggtaattccacgccggtggaaacccaaacaaaacacgcattatgAGGCTCAAATGTCTATGTCTCTatctcgcggcccatgtcacctctacttgtgGTCCGCATAATAacgtgaagaaatattattttaaaatgttttattcaaaaaatgatttaatatgaatgcaaaagcagagtgttacagtcatagccctaaagaatgtagcctgatgggcagtgtagtctgtgctgcagggagaatggactgccatacccgttatgtgtctgtgagcgcgaggagggagaaaaaggaaaggtacgagctgtcatcgagcagaaacgggagctggaagcatgtaaatataataataaccactgcagccaaacagagagcctgacgagcccagctgtaagtaagctattaagactcgactgtacaccgtgttcgtgttttcctctgaaacaataagctctgttggagcagcctttcaacgcctctctctgtctctcgctagcaaagtcgacctagacaacaaagtaaagctagttttcagctacgagcccgacacgaacccgacgtattagccaaaggtccctttactacggttcggagccgcggacctgttttatatacgcgtggaatcgttttctatacgagatcgctgcaaaaagtgcagccttacctaatgtccacctactgttactcatttatattaagatttaaacatctagttggtgtgacgagtaaccttcagtaatagtaataaatcacacagcaataggacattcatgtagttgtaaaaagcatgataatatattaagtaatccaaagtattcagaatacgttactctcattgagtaaagtagcagaatacgttacaaaatacatcttggggcatgtattctatagtggaatacatttaaaaagtaaccttcccaacactgatggCAACACCCTAACCCCTGAAATAGTGTCCCCAGAGAATGACATCACTCAACAGTTTTCATTCTCACCCTAACCTTTATcttggttaccatggttacatTCTTGGGAGTGTAGGTGGAATCCCAGCCAATGTATGAGGACAACCTGTACATGTACCTGTACTTCGTCTGCTTTATCATCTTTGGCTCATTCTTCACCCTCAACCTTTTCATCGGAGTCATTATAGACAACTTCAACCAGCAGAAAGCTAAGATAGGTTTTTACTCACTGACATCAATCATTTATTACTGGATTTCTATTTGCCAGCTgactgtgtgttgttttttctttacatggGAGGAGGTGATATTTTCAtgacagaggagcagaagaagTATTACAACGCCATGAAGAAACTGGGCTCTAAGACACCTCAGAAACCTATCCCACGGCCTGAGGTCCGTTTGATTACTCCCTGTGAGCAGAAAACAGGATTTAAACATTTGGGATGGAGCAAGATTTAAATGgttcctttattttttgtgtccAGAATAAGTTTCAGGGTCTGGTCTTTGACTTGGTGACCCAACGTTTTTTTGACGTTCTCATCATGGTGTTGATCTGTCTCAACATGGTGACTATGATGGTGGAAACAGATGAGCAGAgcaaggaaaaagaaatcatccTTTACTGGGTCAACCTTgttttcatcatcatcttctccaCAGAGTGCGGTCTAAAGATCATCGCTCTGCGGCAGCACTACTTTGCCGTCGGCTGGAATATCTTTGATTTTGTGGTGGTTATACTTTCCATTGCAGGTGAATCCATGTTTGAGGAAACTgacaatatttaatatttttgttttttaattcacacGTTAATAGAAGAATCTCATACTTTCTTTTCCCTTTccaccttctttcttttttccttccttccttcctttagGCCTTCTCCTTGCTGACATCATAGAAAAGTACTTTGTATCACCTACGCTCTTTCGTGTGATCCGATTGGCTCGTATTGGCCGAATCCTTCGTCTTATTCGTGGAGCCAAAGGGATCCGGACGCTGCTCTTTGCCTTGATGATGTCCCTTCCTGCTCTCTTCAACATTggtctccttctcttcctcatcatgtttattttctcCATCTTTGGTATGTCTAACTTTGCCTACGTGAAGAAGGAAGCGATGATTGACGACATATTTAACTTTGAGAACTTTGGAAACAGCATGATCTGCCTCTTCATGATCACCACATCAGCAGGATGGGATGGACTGCTAAATCCCATCATGAACACGCCCCCAGACTGCGACCCAGACTTTGAAAACCCAGGAACGACTGTCAGAGGGAACTGCGGCAGCCCAGCATTAGGCATCGTTTTCTTCACCACGTACATCATCATGTCCTTTTTGGTGGTGGTTAACATGTACATTGCCATCATCCTGGAGAACTTCAATGTAGCTACAGAGGAGAGCAGCGACCCACTGTGTGAAGATGACTTTGAGATGTTTTATGAAACCTGGGAAAAGTTTGACCCCGATGCCTCACAGTTCATACATTACAGGTGAGTCCACCTGTGTTTTAGTCTGGCTCTAATCTGAGATGTGGTGTTCTCTAAAGACCTGTAAGAGTTAAGTTCTGTGGATTCTAATGTGTTCCTCAGTGAGCTGTCAGACTTCTGCGATGCTCTGCAGGATCCTCTGAGGATTCCCAAACCCAACGCTGCCACCCTGATCCAAATGGACCTGCCTTTGGTACCCGGAGAAAAGCTGCACTGTCTGGACATACTGCTTGCTCTCACTGCACAGGTAACCTCACCTGCTCACATTTACAGCTTATTCTATTGGATctttattatattatactatattatattacatttataGGTTTTAGGTGATTCCGGGGCCATGGATGCTCTAAAAGGCAACATGGAAGACAAGTTCACAGCCAACAACCCATCCAaggttctattctattctatcataAAGTCTTTACCAGTGTCATGTACAGTTCTTGGGAGAGTTTGCACATGGGCATATTTAAGTACCAGTAATTGGTTTCCTTTCAGTACTGCTTTGAATTTGTGTAGAAGCTGTTATTACATCTGAGACCTGTTTATAGCTTAGCTTCATGCTTAGCTTGTCtaaatttttatttcatgttgaGATGTCTAACGGTCACACAAAGCTCTCATATATATGTAAATGACAAGTGACAAATGAATCTGTGGAGAAATctttggagaaaagaaaaaaaatgcaaaaaacgtAAGTATGTTTGATGTGTCAGTCAGAATGAGTATGTTCTTTGGTCAGACCAAAGACCCAGATAAACAATCTCATAAAATCAAAACTTACATGTTCTGGCAACCAGAGTTAGAGTTAGGATTGGTGTCTAATGAGGTTAAGATGGTTAACCTCTGTGTCACGGCCTTTAAGCTTCCAAACAGAATAATCCAAGAAAAGGCCTGAGGTGGCagcaggtggtttgtttcagaacgCACTTCCAACGTGACTCTTTGAAAAATATATGCTGTTTATTTCTTGCAAAATTATGAACCAAATCATTTCTTACAacttataaaacaaaacaaatttcccaagtgtgggactaataaaggttatcttataaACAAAAGTTAATCTAATTCCACAAGTTCACAGAGTggtcaaaaaatcattttaaaaacgcTCCCGTCTTACCAGCTGACAACAAGGAAAACATTTCCACCAAGCATGCTCTGAGTTAATGCGAGGGTCCAAACAACTTTTCcaaaattaaacttttaattaCAGACTTTAATAGCGAAATAGCTTAAGTATGTTATAATGGATAAAAATTATGATTCACAAGAATTCAACAAAAATGGCCACAACACATTTCTGTCCTGATGGGAAATGAAGAGACATTTTTAGAAGGCGATTCGTGGGCTCTTCATGTGTCGGTGAACATGCAGCAGATCAAGCTCAGTGTTTTTGTAACAGAGCAGCATTTTTATCTGTTCATATTCAGTTTCTGACaagctgtcaaaaatgtttttgacagcttgtcagaaatattatttgtCTCTGATGCTGTGATCATTATGACATACAGGAGTCATATGAACCAATCAGCAGTACTCTGCGGAGGAAACAGGAAGAGGTAGCAGCGACAGTGATCCAGAGAGCGTACAGGAAGCACCTCCTTCAGCGGGGCAAGGTCAAACGGGTATCCTACAAATACGGAGAGAAGCTGGACGGACGACAGGACAAGCCACCAGAGACAGAAGCAACTCTTTCTAAAGGACTGAGTCAACCGTACAGCAGCAGCCACGAGCAGACGGCTTCAGGTCAGGTGCATCCCACCCGGGTAGAGCTTCAGAGCGAGTTTGTTCTCCGCGCCGCCCCGCCGTGCAGCACTCATGAGTTTGTTCAAGATGAGAACCTGAGGGAATCTGTCGTGTGACAGCACACCTGTTCCTCCAGTTTCTCCTCTCACCTGTGGAAGCTGCAGCTGGCGTTCTTTCTACAAACTCAGCAGAGACTCTGTTTTTCCGGTGTGTTCAGAGGTTAACACCTTTGTTAATGCCCTGTGTGACGTCAAACTTTGCAGGTGACCCTGATTATTGATTGTTTCTGAGTCACCTCGATCGACTCAAATGTTATGATGGATGTGTTTGATATTGTATCTGAAACTGCCTGAGACAGTACTCATTAATTCATAACAGGCATGTGCTACTAACCTGAACCTAAGAGCTGACAGTCAATGAGAGTACAGCATGTTAGCAGGTGAAGAAGTTCTGGTTAAAGTAGTTCAAATATAACCACATGTTTACCTATTTAATTAACATTTCATCAACAAAAGACTCAACCTACAAGTTGTTTGTATTCCCAGTTCTTAATACTTCCAGTTTGTTGAATGCAGCTGCAGGTGCTTTCTTTACGCAAAATCAAAGCTTCTGCAGAGTTGAT includes the following:
- the scn4ab gene encoding sodium channel protein type 4 subunit alpha B isoform X2 encodes the protein MAPLLPPIGSEIFKRFTPASLEEIQRRHEAEEKECQIRKENNIEIAEEDLPKPASDLEAGKPLPLIYGDPPPEFLNTPLEELDPFYQSKKTFIVLSKGNVIYRFNAEPACHLLSPFNPLRILAIKVLIHSLFSLFIMVTILTNCAFMTMSDPPAWSKTVEYVFTGIYTFEASIKVLSRGFCIGDFTFLRDPWNWLDFMVISMAYLTEFVDLGNVSALRTFRVLRALKTITVIPGLKTIVGALIQSVKKLADVMILTVFCLSVFALIGLQLFMGNLRQKCVLMPPPFLSNHTSDSNLNTSFYGNDTYSNNTGSSNFDFYEYINNPENHYYYPGHADALLCGNSSDAGVCPDGYVCMKAGRNPNYGYTSYDTFGWAFLALFRLMTQDFWENLFQLTLRAAGKTYMIFFVVVIFLGSFYLINLILAVVAMAYAEQNQATIAEAKQKEEEYAQILEALKRREEEQATRTAELLEDADPTLQKKNSSTDLNSHKLEHNAMEEFEDDQRPCPPCWYVFADIFLKWNCCGCWRWLKQWLFIIVMDPFVDLTITICIVLNTVFMAMEHYPMTEEFEELLSVGNLVFTGIFTAEMVLKLLAMDPYYYFQVGWNIFDSIIVTMSLVELGLANVQGLSVLRSFRLMRVFKLAKSWPTLNMLIKIIGNSVGALGNLTLVLAIIVFIFAVVGMQLFGKNYKDCVCRIAEDCELPRWHMHDFFHSFLIIFRVLCGEWIETMWDCMEVSDQTMCLIVFMMVLVIGNLVVLNLFLALLLSSFSGDNLAAPEDEGENNLQIAINRINQAVAWTKFWILEHIWALVRNKKQVNQDQSSAVSCEEDDTMMKEVLPLTFVTSDEPEPHDKASSFNHGILTSNYHTIASLRVPIAEAESYFDIRENEEEEEDDLDGEEKYSQGNMSSVCSTADFRPEVPKEEDEETNTPVDCCSDKFYSGCPLLDIDTSQGRGKVWFNFRRTCFTIVENNYFETFIIFMILLSSGALAFEDIYMEQRRVIKTILEYADQVFTYVFVVEMVLKWVAYGFKTYFTNAWCWLDFLIVDVSLVSLTANILGYSELGAIKSLRTLRALRPLRALSRFEGMKVVVNALVGAVPSIFNVLLVCLIFWLIFGIMGVNLFAGKFYYCFNETSEELFLPERVDNKTQCLALIQENFTEVHWKNLKINYDNVGMGYLSLLQVATFKGWMDIMYAAVDSREVESQPMYEDNLYMYLYFVCFIIFGSFFTLNLFIGVIIDNFNQQKAKMGGGDIFMTEEQKKYYNAMKKLGSKTPQKPIPRPENKFQGLVFDLVTQRFFDVLIMVLICLNMVTMMVETDEQSKEKEIILYWVNLVFIIIFSTECGLKIIALRQHYFAVGWNIFDFVVVILSIAGLLLADIIEKYFVSPTLFRVIRLARIGRILRLIRGAKGIRTLLFALMMSLPALFNIGLLLFLIMFIFSIFGMSNFAYVKKEAMIDDIFNFENFGNSMICLFMITTSAGWDGLLNPIMNTPPDCDPDFENPGTTVRGNCGSPALGIVFFTTYIIMSFLVVVNMYIAIILENFNVATEESSDPLCEDDFEMFYETWEKFDPDASQFIHYSELSDFCDALQDPLRIPKPNAATLIQMDLPLVPGEKLHCLDILLALTAQVLGDSGAMDALKGNMEDKFTANNPSKESYEPISSTLRRKQEEVAATVIQRAYRKHLLQRGKVKRVSYKYGEKLDGRQDKPPETEATLSKGLSQPYSSSHEQTASGQVHPTRVELQSEFVLRAAPPCSTHEFVQDENLRESVV